The sequence GCCTGATTCACCTCGAAGAAAAAGCGATCGAGGACGAGCTGCGCGGTTACCTCGACGATGCCCAATTCCTCCCCTATCGCAGCGTTTTCAAACAGTTCGGATTCGGCGATCGCGTCCAGGCGATCGTACTGAGTCAGATTTACCCGTTTGAAAACTACCTCGACAACGGTAGAGCGATCGTGAAAATACGCAAGGGACGCAAATCTGGCAAGCCTACTAAACGCTACTTAAGCCTCCGACGATTCATGAAAGCATTGGGCGTGGCACCCACCGAAAATTCATCGGGTGACAAGCAGAATCGTTCAGTGGTCGGAGGTTCAGATCTGTGCCGTCGTAGTTTATGGCAGTGGATTTTTACTCGGGTCGAGCCTCATAAGTCAAGGGGAACCAACCCCATACTCAACGAACTCGGTAAAGACCTGGATGAATATAAAGCGATGGGCAGGCCGATCAAACTAGCCAGAATCACCGTTGCCGCTAAAGCAGTCAAGTTATTATTTAAAGAACTCCTACTAACCCAACGGGATTAACAGATCTGTACGCCAGTCGAAAGGCTGGCTTTTTAATAAAATGGAAATCGTCTACAGTGAACAAGTAGATAAATAACATCGAGATTGAGATGTTATTACTGTTTCCGAGATTAGCCACGAGTAGCACTGTTTTTTCTGGAAACCTGACCGTCTGCTCCAAAATCTCACCAAGATTACGAAAATTACCTTTTGTAGAAAAGATGTGATTGTCAAGCTCAGAAAGAGTGATGAAGTCTTTCGAGATAACCTTAGCGACAGTTTCTTGAAGCTCAAGCTCAAAGTCTTTCAACTTGATTTTCTTAACCCTATCCAGAATCCGAGGGAAAAGTGAAAAAAGAA comes from Pseudanabaena sp. PCC 6802 and encodes:
- a CDS encoding transposase, with protein sequence LIHLEEKAIEDELRGYLDDAQFLPYRSVFKQFGFGDRVQAIVLSQIYPFENYLDNGRAIVKIRKGRKSGKPTKRYLSLRRFMKALGVAPTENSSGDKQNRSVVGGSDLCRRSLWQWIFTRVEPHKSRGTNPILNELGKDLDEYKAMGRPIKLARITVAAKAVKLLFKELLLTQRD